TAACTactgattaaagaaaataaaatgcccaaaaattaatctttaaaaaacacatgcagtcatctagcataaaaacacaataaagccCAATGGAGTGTTTCCAAACGACACATCAGAAAAGCAtaactgtcaaacacacattttttacataCAAAGCAAGATGGAAATACAAACATCAGACTACAAATGAGGAAGATTATTTCATTGTACTGCAGAAGAATAAAGACCTGGGGACCTGAGCTGCATGTCACGCCAATCTTTCATCACGTTTTTCTTGTCTGTCGACGATCTGATAACGCCAAACAAACAAtcattcatcatgttttttacTTAAAACAAAGCAATATCAAATTGTAGAAAACAGTTCcataaataactttttattttgtatgtaggcaacatattaatatattatgaaATTCAAAGGTGAGTGGATAAGCAAGTAAATCTGCAACCAAagcacacacagtacagtaagCACCGCggtgtgcaaacacacataacaACGACACAAAGGTACGGTATGCGTGCagagactgcacacacacagacacacacacgatgcTCGTCCAATTATTCTCACCATACAGTACGCTTCATGTTCACGCCCTGTTAAGCTCCATTTCATTAACTCTGAGCTTTGCAGAACAGACAAACTAGCTCTATTACTGTCGCATGCACTGAGATGTGAAGTCTGCGAAGTGCATTTCATAAAACTTGGACGCTTGTTATCACCTACAGGAGGAGGTCCCATCACTTCTCACATGATTAGTGAAGTCAGGATACAGTGAGTCATCTTAGTTATAAATGCATGTTGATATCCCTGATATAATCCCTCAAGTGAGCGAAGGTGCATGTAACCAAGTTCATGGCAAGCTTTCTGTATGGCAGGCTGCTGTTAGTGTGAACTAGCTACTTTATTAAAACACAGTGCACATTGTTCTatgttgtttaaatgtgaaatacCATAGGTtagagaaaatgtttcttttttcttgcaTGCTGTGTATGTACAGGTGTATGTGCTGGGGTGTTTCTGTGGGTTGTGTCGAGCCACATTGTAATGCAGTATAATTCAAGAGATACGtgctgtgtgagagagattATTCTAATCctctaataaaaaataaaagtaagacAACCGAGTTAATACCATACTGCCGAGGTATCCCACAACATATATGCACTGTTTGCTACATTTTAGCTTTAAAGCTTAAACAATGTGATTAAATGTACGATAGAAATAAGCTTCCACTGACACGATACACGTTCATGTAATGAGGTTACAAGGTGCACAGGCTCATGTCAACATATAATGTTATATTCCTGAAATTCCAGCATTAAAAAATGATGGAAGATGTatgtttcttgtcattttttatcCTATTCTGACTCTTTGAATGATGCTggacaaaaaaattacaaatctTTTTGAAATCCAACTTGAGCTAAAAGtccatttaaataaaattaaccAACTATGATTGTGTTTGGCGATAATAAAAAGTTTCTCTGAACAATCTCAACATAAAGGAAGAGACTAATCTCTGAGGTGTAGTGTGGGGTGACAACTGACTCATTTATGTAACAAAAGTGCAGTTGTGTCCAACCCCATACGTGTCtgacgtgtgtttgtgtctaaTCCATCATGCCATCCTTCTGAATGAATAAACCATTACACAGCTTATACTATGCGTGCCATGGGTGACTCATCTGTCTGTACGCTTAATGTACTCGGCAGAGTCAAAAACCTCAGCTTATCACTGGAGGTTACCTCAACTCTCTGTGCTGAAACAACAAAGGAACTGACAATATAAAGACGCTTTCGCATAAAGGCGCCTTTTGCCACATTCGTCCTAATTGGATGAATCCTGTATCTGTTCTGTAAAGTGAAAAGGACTTCAAGAATGCAAAACAAGCTATATGTAGCTGTCTGAACAATGTCAAGGCTGAAAAAGTTGTGCTTAACACCTCAGGTTCAATTAATCCGAAGTCTGGGTCTCGAGGGAATGTGTCACCTTCCTGTGTTTCTGGACTCCATTTGCTTTTAATGGACCTGAAAGTGTATGAATACAGATAATAAGACGTCCTCTCAATTTATGCACAAGAATGGATCTTCTATGGTTGGGAAAAAGCgaataaaattgtgttttaagTTCCTACAGTACTGTTTGGTAACTTTACTGTACGTTTAAGTTATGACTACAGTGCTCAAATTCTTATACATATGAGAAAACCTTCTCTAAGTTtctcaaacaaacactttttggATGAAGTGAAAGGAAGAGCTCCTCATGATGGATCCGATCTACTGTCTGCGTCAGAGAGATGCCCCCTCTAAAGTACCCGATAAACTCTTCAGCAGATGGTAATCTGACCTaactctccatcacacacactttgataGACACGACTTAATTAAGACTAATCTCACATTCACTCccaggaaaaaaaggaaaaaaaaagaagttggcTTGGGATAAAAAGAGAGATCAACAGTCAGAAACACAAGGTCGGGCTACTGGTCTCTTCaatgtcttgctcaaggacacttcagcagtgGTTGAACGGCAGCATCAGTTGGAACAAGAATGTCATGTTTGATGACTGACATGAAACACAAGAGCAGTCTAAGATGTAGTTTGCTGCATAAAAACATAGCTTAGTTATTATGATGCCTTTTACTGATCCTTCAGTGAGCGTTAGAGTTTCGGAGGTGTGTGGTTTTCTTCTGCAGAGCGTTCAGAGACAGGTAGCTTGGGTTGATTAAGGACCACACATTGAGCACACCTGATTAACTATCAGAGAACAGATGGCTATCAGATGAGGCTTTCCATCAAACTCCTTCAGCTGGACAGGGTTCACGTCTGGAGCAGGCTCAGTGACAACATTCAGGGAATTAAAGGGGAATACCGCTCAATCCAGACAACAGAAAATGGGACCCTGAATCTGCTTTCTTTGCAGGAATATTTAGACAAAGATACAATTTTACCCTACAGCTTAGAACTGTGCATCCAGTTGTGTGGAAATGTTTTGGGAAGATGGCAACATCTTTTGCTATTTCTTAAGTGTGTCTTTGCGCTGAGGGTTGGTTGATTTAGTACCTTTGAGCAGATGGTTACGATGCAAGATTTTCCATCAAATATGCACAGCTGGATAGGGTACACTGCAGGAAACAGGTAAGTCGTCTACACAACAGGACGACTGCAGGTGCCATGCTTTAAGACATCTTCTAGGTTCCTATTATGTAACTAAACTCCCGATGCCACtttgtgtcataaaatgtttGATGTGCGACAGCTCATGCTGTTAAGAGTCTACAAAAATgggaattattattatttttataccAGAAGATGGCGTCATTTCACACCTAAGCAGGAAGCTCATTTCCAAGCTGAGTGACAGCAGGATTTATGGAGCTAGAACAGTGACtttaaatgttggcattgaaaataaaacctgaacaaacaaaaaaacacccactgacaaaagacagacatggagaaaaaaatggaagattaaaattaaacatttcttaCCTGTCCAATATTACaggggcattttgtttttaaattatccATAAAACTCAGTTACACCATCTAGTATTCTTCTCCAATTTAAAACTCTCGACCATCACACTCGCTCTAAATATTGCTTTTCAAGTAAACGTTATGTTCACGGTGTTtaatgttatttgttgtgtgtCTCAGTGACAATCCTCAAGCTAAgtgtaacattaaaataatatgaTATCAGTATTTGACATGGGCTTGAAAATGATCTCTGTAGTTTGCTCCATGAATCGAAATTCTTTGctcataaacaaataaataacaaattgaacatgttgtttatttcatgttcGACATAAAACATCCTCATATCTGTACTAAACTGTCCTCCTAAAAAGACGACCATCCAGACCTTTTGATGACAAGAAAGGATAAACTTTGTAACTGCTTCCTCTTGAAAATGGAGCAACAAAATAGCAGCGATTCAATTCAGTGAAAGTAGGACCCTCACTGTGTCTGCACTTAAAAGCCATAGTACAGTAATTGCTTTCACAACATATCCATAGGCTACATAGCTCTTAATCTCACGAAGGGATGCCGATTGTAGCATAAAGCTCTGCCCTCGGGCTAGTTAAAGCTCAACATCAAAggtcagaggagacagagagagaaaaaaacaggcagaaaatgGGACGAGAGTGGTTTACCAAGCGAACGGATGAGTCTGCTGTAATGACTTTGAtaagaggaaacaaacacaccgTCAAACACAGAAGTGCGTTATCTACTTTTTAAGTATATGCTTCTTTGTAAACAGAGAACAATTACAATTTCAAGAAGATGATAATTTAATATGAGTTGTAGCCTGAAACTTAGTGGAGCAAAAAATTGATATCTTCTGTTGTtcaactttaaaatgttgttattaagttaacacaacaaaaaaagaaagaaaaccatGACCAAAGTAGTAGTTCACATCTACAGTAGATGCTTAACTCCACTCAGTTAATAGGTTGTTAAAATAACGAGAAGACTCCGTAACAGCAGCCTCGTAGTGACTCAGCTGtttaaataaagcttgcttGGGTGCTTCTTTTGGAGAGGCCACTTTGCAGCCTGAGTCATTCTCTATCTAAAATCCTATATCTGCTTTACGGATGAACAAAAACTTTCCTAATGCTGCCGTGACTCAGTGCTTGCAGCTACGTTTCGTTCCCTAACTCATTTTCTTTGCGTTCTCTGGCTGATAAAAATAAACCATGCAGCATCCGCACACAATATTCAATACATACTGTTTTATCTGACGTGACTTCAGTGAAGTTTCCTAATGATTCTGAGATACGGCTGTGGGTTGtaaattacaaaaacatacTGATACTGtcacaactgtttaaaaaaaactacttttaaACAAAGCTAAAGCAGCACGCATAGAAAAAATACAAGCACACATAACATCATAGAGCTCAGCAACATATCAGCTGTACTTTTCCTGTTCCTAGCTTAGTTAGAGGGTTTACTTACAGTGAACAGTAATCAGAACTGTGAACAACAGTGTAATCCACTACATCACTCTTCCTTAGTAGTAAAGAGTTTAGATTTAACTGCCTAAAAGTCTTAAAGGTAAGAACTTGAATGGATAAATGTGCTTTCTTACCTGTGCTGCCATCAGTGATAACTCCATTATCCCTGGATCAATGGTTGCCAGCCTGAGTGTGCAGAGAAAACACGTTTTGTTGGGAAAGTACGAACGTTGCCGGGAAAGGAGAACGAAGAAGGTCTGTACGACTGCAGCGCTGTGCTTCTCTGGAGGAGTGCAGTTGTGGATGTGCTACATAATGACATAAAGCAATGCTTTTCATGCTTCATGGAAGAGTTTATTCACTCagcacatctctctctctctctctctttctgtatgGATGTTGGGGGGCAGGGGTAAACTCGCTCGTGAAGCATGCCAGGCAGGCAAACCTTGCAGAATTATTGATGCTGGTGTGGCTTTTGCATGCGATCTGTTTCGACTAGCTACCTTGTGCTTCTCCCTGCTACCACTTTTAGATGAACTTCATAATCCCATTAGATCCTTGAATTATTCAGCTCCATCTGAAAGTTTACATTAAAATTAACTTTgtctatgtgtttgtttcactttctttctctctcttgcatCCATCTCAGTTTTATAAAGGGTAAATAAGTTGTAATATGATTGATAAATCAGttcataatgttttataaaacagaaataacgCATTAATTACAATAACTTTTGGGTTTACAAGGTTGTGAAAGCTCCCTTTGCTGGTGTGTATCCACCTTGAGTCTGACATGAAGGaattgtttgtttggttttgcaTGGAGATGCTCATGAAGGGAGATATTTCACCACCCATCATTGACACACTGAACCCTTCCTGcaagatataatatataagaGTAAATGTTGGCTAAGTGCGTTTCTGGAAAATCACAGAAAGttttaaacttttctttatgttgctacgTAGATTTGTTTAGGTTCTATTTTCATCACAATACAATGCTAATGCTCTGCTGAGGTCTAGGcccaaaaaccacttggttaaggtgaggaaaacatcatggtttggctttaaaGGGTTAGcctacctgttttggtcgccacaaaaacgtCCGGAAATGTCCGCAGGTCttcttaaagaaaaacagttttggaCATGGTCCTTTCCATAATTGACAGTATCAAATGCCTCcttgaagtaaaaaaaatatggcCGCCACAACAACATGTCCTTTGTCCATTTTTAGTTTGAAGTTCCCCAACAAGAAGCTATTTGCTGTCTTGGTAGAATGGTGTAAGGGCGACTACTGAGATGAGAAGTCAGCTGTTCAGCAACACATTTATCTGCAACGAGGACGTGATGTAAGGTGCTTATAGGCCCATAATTACTCACAACAGTCGATGCCCTGATTTATGAATTGGCACAACTATGCCTGACTTCCAATCTTTCCGTCTTGAATAGAGGCATTAATTATCTTTGTTATGTAAATTACATTAATTTCCTGGAAATGGTCCAgtgattacattttcaaattcacaTACATCACTCTCAGTATTCTTTGTGTTAGAAGACAGGTTGGACATATTTTCCTGGGTGTGAGGATTAAGTTTTAATTAGACAGACCTGCAACGGCATTGAAAAATGAGGTTACCCTCTCAGGttagttgctgtttgtttgctaATGATTGCATTTCTTTCAATTTTTGTTTTACGCAGCCCAACAGTCCCAGCTTTTTTGGAAGCTGCATATCACTTCCCTGTCTGGGATCCTGTGCGACATATAAAGTGCATTTTCCTGTTGCTACAAATGGCCTCAGACGACTTGAAAAAACATCCCACACAATCATACCAcattggcacacacacacaaaatgcattGTGGCTCAGATACAACcggcacacacatgcacacaccattGTTTTGCATGTCTGTGCTCAAAATGGACTTGTCTGGGTTGTTGAATATAATTTCCAAAGACAGATTCACCCCAAGCCACTCATGTGTCTCCAGTGTCACAGCACAGCAAGCTGTTAACTGTAGACCTCTATTGTGCTCTTTGGCCATTGGAGCAATTACTACCACATGAGAAAACCCCTTAAAATAGTCCCTGTTCTGGCCTTTGTGTGTGCGTTAAAAGGAAGAGCGAGAAAATAACTGtacatgtatgtgcatgtgaggGCACGGCTGCTTAAGAGCAGAGATGTAGAGATGGTCATTCTCCCTGAGGGCCGATGAGTCCAGCTGTCAGCTGAGAGAGTGAGACacaatgtcattttaaacataaagaaaagacaagaaatgtGGATTGGTAGAGAGAAttgatcattttatttctttcacaCATACTTATTAAACATTACCCCACCACAGTTTGTAAGTAAAGTGTGCTTTATGTCTGTACTGACTGTCCAACATTCGTTTGcctgcagtgtttctgtgtctgcttAATGATTATAATTCTTTACACGTCCCCATCCCATCTGCCTAAACAGCTCTTTGGCatatagaaatagaaaaaaaacaagttcacATCACTATAGCCacaaagacttaaaaaaaaaaaactgttacaaACCAACAAAGGTTTCACATGAAGCATGACTTACTTCACAGGGCTTGAGACTAACGTTGTGCCATTATCCCGTCATTCTGGGGGcgatagaaaatgtgtttgagatGAACAAAAATCTTCACCAACCTATTCACCAGTAAATTCACTATCGACGTGGGACGCACCCTATTTTTTCCCTGATAATGCTAcatgtgaacaacaaatctATGCTGAAATTGGCAGGAAGTTCAGTTCAGTGGAACAAGCATTaaaacagtgaactgcagtttaatgtgacgACACAACaactttacagtaaataaatgtactaaagTACTTAAGCGACTACaatttggaggtaaaagtactaGCTAAGAACtagataaataaacattttgatgtGGGATGGTTTACATTCACTTCTGGATGCTTCAAATTGTTTTTCGGGATGGCACCGTGACAGTGGCCCTGTAACTTTGTCTGCTTTCACTGTGCACCACTGTGGCTTgcaaaaaatatgtgaaaaaaaaaaagtaaaaatgataaacaaaaatgtgttttatacgATAGATATGTTAACATcatctgttttcacaaaaatTACAAAGTCTGTAATTGTTCCTCAGAAAAGTATGATGGCTATGGCTTTTCTCTGGTTCACTGTTGGTCAGTTCATCATGACCTGACTGAACTTACTGatcatgtaaacatgttttattggaCAGTGCATTTCTCCTTCAGAGCTTTGACTGCTGCTGGTGCCAACATTCCTACTACCGCCCCGGTAACTCCGCCCACCACTGCTCCCACGCCACTGCAAAGTGGGCCTCCAACAAGACCCGCAGCAGCCCCAATTGCAATACCGGCTTCAGCCGATGTTAGGATCAAACCAGCGTCAaggaatttgtttttcttctctgccttttctctTGACTCTTTTTCGTATGCTTCCTGGACACGCTTTAGCTCtgcctgcagctgctctccttGAAATTTAGCCCTCACTTTTTCTTGTTCTCTGCGTTGTTTCTCAGCAGTATTTTTCATATTCTCTGCTGCTTGTTGTTGAATCGCTTTCTCAGCCCCCTGGAACATTTCATTTGTGTAAAACGTTCCTCTGTTTTCAGAAACCATGCATAATATCTTTGCAAACAGCTGAGATACCTGACCGCGATCGGGAACTTTGTTATTGAAGACATGATACCGCCTGTTACATTTTGCAATCAAATGGCTAAGTTGGGGACTCTTGCTAAAAAAATCTTCAATTCGTTCGCTTCCCAGCTCGTCACCACGAGTGAAGAGAACCATGGAGTAAGCTGCGGCTTTTTCACCGAACAACATCTGCAGGAGTTCAACAgttttctgttcttcttttGTGAATCTGGTCAAATTGATCACAATCAGGAACGCATGGGGACCAGGAGCGGAGAGACAGATGCATTGTTTCAGCCTTCTGAGCACTTCCTCTGTTTTGTACTTTGTGTCATAAATTCCTGGTGTGTCAATGACAGCGACCTTGCGTCCATCCACCATTCCTCTGGCCTTCTCACATTCTGACGTCACTGAGCATGGAGAGAGGACTGACTTAAAAGCCTTTCGATTTAGGATGGTGTTTCCTGACGCACTCTTCCCATTTCCTGTCCTTCCAAGCAGCACCATTCGTATTTCGGCCATTCGAAATAGTTTCAAATCTACAAAACAACATGGGAAGTGCCTTTCTTTAGTAGTTGTTTAGTTGCAGTGAGTTATTCAATTTGCTTCTATCACTTTTAAACACTGTGTAATGCATTGCCAGTTTGTTGTCAATAATATGCTATAGCCAACTAATAAACTTGGTTGGTTTAggattaaagctgctgtaagggTTATCGTTGCttcagctaacttcctgtccgttctGCAGctagcaatcccctccctcctctctacgtcaccacatgaacgtGGAGCAGTGAGCCATCATGAGTAGGTTTTTCATGACAAGAAGGGAGACgataaaatgtctttgtatttaATTGTATCTCGTTTCATAAAGATAGTAATGTATTTAATTGACATGCACAACTCACATCATGCTGTGGGGTTTAAAAACAGTGTAAGTATAGTAATATCTTGAATTAAGTTTGAATTATCTGTGTTGATTACATGTAAATAATCAGACAGATGTTTGCATTGTGGTTGCTTTTATACAATTCACtacatatgtactgtatgggTCCCATATCAGGCAGTTTAAAGAtgagctttttaaaaacaggaacaataaaacattaaaaacacgagtatagctgaataaacaaaagatcaaaataGGCAAGACAATATTACCTGGGAGCCTTGTAGAAGGAGCACATGTCTGTCTTTGTGGAAGACTGTAAGCCATTACAGATACAGATGTGGAGTTCACACAAAAGTTCTGTCTCCGCCGGCAGCCTTATGAGATCTGATGCCTTCGgagttacatacagtatatataaccTTTCACTCATCATTCAGCAGTTCGCCATCGGCTTTCGTTTTTAAGGTTAGCACTCAAGTTCGATCACATTCCAGACAGTCTAGGCAATCACATAAGATATCTACAGCAGCCAATGTTTCCAGGAGACGCATGCTACTGGAAAAACAAGTGTGAAAAATCTTTGGCACCATCAAAACATGACAATGTTTCTGGGAACTTGTAGCATTTCAAATGAAACAGATGTTAAACTATtactaataattaataatttagcCTGTTGGCATTGTTCAGATGTCTTAATTAGCACCAAACACTGAAGCACGAGTCGTAAATTATTGGACAAATCATAATTTTGTCGGTTTTGGGAGCactagatgaaaaaaaatcaaaagaccACAAGGATCATTCTGAGGCAATTCATCCGATTTTATCCGTCCACTTCATGGTAACGCTcaaggaaaagtcagaggatcaccagaGTCGTTAGGATTCATTCTCTTGGACTCGTGAATTTATGGGTCAATGTGGTggaccaaccaatcaaccaacatGACCATCCCTGGAGCCgggctgctagcatggctaaaaatgacAGCACTGACTCATTTACCTGTTCCTATTTCTGGATGACAGCACAACCCCGCAGGGTAAAATGAGTTACCATGGTGAGCTGTGGCTAAAATTGCAGCAATCCAAACTCTGTCTTCCCTGTCTCCTTTCCCCTCAgatcaaaaacatgtttctaaTTGGTTGTTTCGATGTTGTTCCAGCTGAGAGGGTATTTTAGAAGTATGCACAAGGCCATTTTCTACAAATCTCAAACCACTTTTCCTTCCATATATTTCCTGGGATATGCGATCTAGTTTCATGtacagaggagcagagacagaaacagttgAGACCGTTCTCAAAA
This is a stretch of genomic DNA from Pagrus major chromosome 2, Pma_NU_1.0. It encodes these proteins:
- the LOC141019964 gene encoding GTPase IMAP family member 4-like encodes the protein MAEIRMVLLGRTGNGKSASGNTILNRKAFKSVLSPCSVTSECEKARGMVDGRKVAVIDTPGIYDTKYKTEEVLRRLKQCICLSAPGPHAFLIVINLTRFTKEEQKTVELLQMLFGEKAAAYSMVLFTRGDELGSERIEDFFSKSPQLSHLIAKCNRRYHVFNNKVPDRGQVSQLFAKILCMVSENRGTFYTNEMFQGAEKAIQQQAAENMKNTAEKQRREQEKVRAKFQGEQLQAELKRVQEAYEKESREKAEKKNKFLDAGLILTSAEAGIAIGAAAGLVGGPLCSGVGAVVGGVTGAVVGMLAPAAVKALKEKCTVQ